GTtgtcacgcatccgcaccacATCACGAGTGGTAACACCTTTATACCCATCACTTGCAACTACACCCAGCTTAGATTAAACGCTTCCCATGGAATTCAAGTAAATCGAATACAATACAGTACTCCATTCTATTAAAAAGGTTTGTTCACAGATTTTTGGCACTGTGAAAGTGTTTATCTATCAGCACTTGTGAAGTGTTTGCTAACCTATTGATGAGAAATCAAAGGCCTGAAAACGACATGGGAAGTTCATGTACAATATCTGAAATAACAATAGATTCACAAAGCTCGAAATTAGAGATGTACAATGagttttttttcagaaaatcGTAATCCTTTGACGCCAGACTCTTTCGCATAATGTTCAGTCATAAGAAGCTAGCTATATCACCTTTTCAAGTCGGAATACCTCGCCTCATCGAGTCGATTGACATAACTACATCAACAAAATTCCCTTGTTTGtgttaaaattaatttcatttcaacCTCAGTATGAATGGGTAGTAAACAAGTTACTGATGCTAATAAGACCATTTCGTTTTTATCCTTACAACCTACTTTTACTTCATTAACACAGTAATTTATAATGGCTAGTAAACTAATTTTACAAGAACATCGCTAAACAAGTTGGATCTGAATTGAGCTCACAACTGACTTTTGAAAGCTAAAAACACGACGACCGATCTCTTCTGACTAGTCCGTCAAAATACTAGATCCGTATGTCTAGAACTGATTATAATACTAAGGCAGTTCCACCACAATGAACGCTACAACTGATGGTTGACGCAAGCACGGCTAGGCAGCATGTTATAGCCAGTAAGAAGATCAGatcacaaatatatatactaaGATTGGTAGCACCACTTTTATCTGTTTACTGTCAGTAAATCTTCAAAAAAGCAATATCTTCATGTATAGTTGTTgagtatttatttatacacaccTAAATCACAAAACCACACTAAGAGTCACGTACTGAAGCGAAACGAGCAGCCGCCTACAGACACGAGTTGCGTAAAAAAAAAGGAGAACATTACAATCAAAGTAATATTAAATTTGAGCACTAATCCACGTTATAGTATACGAGAAGAATATACCAGAAGAGAAATATGATTCAACCTGAAGTACACAATAACTAAAATACAGTACCAATATCTGTATGAAAACGGAAAGAACGATCAAACCTATAGACAAAGTAGTATCACAACACCATATTTAAGATTCTGTTGGCTCTGAACCTCGCCATAGCCATCCACGCATAAGACCTGTAAGACCAGAAGATTTGGAAGGTGCACTAGCCTTTAGACCTATTTTGTCGTCCAAAGATGGAAAATTAATATGATTTAAAGCAAGGTCAAAGAAAATTGGTTTCACAGGGACAGGATGAAACTTGGGAGGTAGATGAACAAAGGGATAAACAAAGTTATTGAATGATTTCTCGACAGATTTCTCGTCCGCATAGATATCCAGGCGGTCAATAAGAACCTGAAGAAAAACACAAAAGAAAGTGAAATTACAAAATCGATTGTCAAGAATCCAAGAAACAACGATGTGAATTATACATATTGCTTATCTTATAACCAACTGAAAACCAAAGTATAAGAAAGGTCTTCTTCACACATTTTCCAAGAACTGATAAAGGTATGGAATGGTTGAAAAAGTCATAGATTCTGCCATAAAAGGTAACGTCACAATAAATGTTGTAGATACGTAAACAAACAGAATTAACACAGAGGGCACTGGTTAATATTTCGACATTGTTTTTAAATAAGCTAGTTACCAGAGAAGGATTCGATCATGAACACACTCATTATGCAAATAGAAACATAATAAACTTAACGGATTACGAGGAACTTGCGGGATGTCAGGATTTTTAGTGTAACACAATGCAGCATAGACGCATGCTGTGAGTCAAATTTTTAAATCAAATAAGGCTAAATAGTAAAAATACCCACTTTTCGTGAAGCATCTACTCCTGTAGTACCAGCAAGGGGAGTGGTAGACACTGGTTCATTTTCTTCTACTTTGTCAAGCATCGAGGCTGCTTTGCAAGTGAAATCTTCTGACTCAGCTTGTAATATAAGCGACTGAAGAGATTTTGATAGGGCATCAGGACTGGGACCAGGCGCAATACATTCCTCAGCTTTAGTCCAGGTTGAAATGGAATGTTCAAGAGAAGTGACAGCTTTTTCGGCATGTTGAATAGCCCTTGTAAGAAGAGCAGAGCATTCAGTGTATTTTTTACTACAGTTGTAGGCAAGAGCCAAATAATAGCACCTATGGTAAAAAAGTAGGAACAAAATATCAACCTTCACAGACATATATGGTGTTATTTGCATCAAAATCACTGAAGATATGAGTAATAAACTTGTTCGAAAAATGCATTATAATCAAAACTGGAAATAACTGTTAGTGATCATTGGTTATAAATACACTAGGTATTAGAAATTAggcatatttgaaaaaaaattattagtaatGCATACATTGCATACGATACTTTCTACTGTTGGTGAAATTTAGTGTGGGATTATAATGGACAAATTATATCCTACATGTAACCCTCATTTTTAAGTCAACAACTACACAATTTTTGTCAGTTTCTTAGACAAATCCCTAGTGAAACGCtttaaaagaaaagagaatgagaattAGTAGACATGGATAACATGAAAACTACCAACTTTCATCAACCTTAAGCTATCAAGGCAGTTGAAACGCCAAACGAGAAGAACGCACACACTCGCCAATACCAACTGAATACGAAGAAGTAGTAAATATGGTGTATGAGACTATATTAATTGAGATGGGTAGAAAATACGCCACACATGACTGAATAACAGCTATCATAGTGAGCAATCCAAGATAGACTATGAGAAGGAAGTAAAATACACGAGGAAGGCTTCACAAAACAACCCAGTGGATGGTTACATATTACGTTGTATGATGGAAATATAAGTACTGTCGAGTAAATGGACCTAGTATGGATTTCACAGTGATGAATATtaaaaacttcaccccattgcacaagcaagcggttatcaggactcagaagCTGATTGGATAGCGTGAtagcgtttaaagcgaacggtactgggttcgagtcccagggtgaacatcaactctgcgatgcaggtacatccagctgacgagtcccgagtaggacgaaacacgcgtcctggattccactgctagccactacccatctttacttataatgaattaaaaacaGTTCAAAATTACTGAAAAACGAAACCAACGAAAGGTGAATGATACTAAAGTGAAAAACATTATCCAGATATCGACAATGACAAAATGAACCGAAAATAGAGCAGTTGCATGGATAATTGTAATCGATATTGAGGCATTTTATTCAATGTCTTTAAATCCTTAAGGGTTCAAaagtcaataaatttatttctaatGTGTCATGATCTGGACATTTTCAGTTTTTGCCAAAACTACTACAGATCTAAGCGAGATCACGTATTTTTTTATTCCATAAACAACATGTATATTTTTCGCTACTCCAGATACCAATACTTTTTCCTAAAATCTCTTCTTTGTCTTGACAATCATCTTCAAAATGTTATCTGTAGATTGTAACAGCCTGGACTACTGAGCCAGCTACAGAGTTTTATGTTTTGTGAAACCTGAAGAGCAACCCAACGAGAAAAGTTTTTAGATATCACATCAGTAGTCAAAAACTAAAAACCAACTCACCTATAACTACGATAAGACAGCATTTTTGCATACAATAGATCCTTCAAACCAATATGATCTTGCACCAGACATGGTAGAGAGATAATCTCTTGAAAATTTTGTACTAAAGTATCATACAGACGAGACAGTTCTTGTGGTTTAGGATAAGCACTAGTAGCAAGTTGATTTCGTTTGTGACTTCCTTCTGCTAGGCTAGAAATAGTAGTTTCAATATGTAGAAGTGTTCGATCAATCGTCTTAGATAATTTCAAGTATTGTAAATAAGTGTACAAAAGCTGGAGTCGTGAAACCTGAAATCCAAAAACCCATATAACTTTTAAGAAAGTAAACCTTTAAAATGTTCATTATTAAAATACCTCCATAAAAGTTATCAAGATGTCATTAAAaatttgtacagaaaatcaacTACAGTTACAATATCAGTTAAACAAAATAACGCTTCATTGAGTTTATTGCCCCATATATGTAAGGAATATATTGCAAACGCCATGagtaaaagataatcaataattcTGAATATTAAAAGTTTCAACAAGAGGCTTGTCAGGTTTTCAAACTACTTTGAATCTACATGACGAAAACTCAACAATGAGACATTATCAATAATCAAACtccttgaaaataataataatccatgatAATCTTGTATTTGACTCAACTCGGATATTTCTAAATATAAAGAAAATTCAGACTTTTGCTTTGGTAAAATAACGTCGAAATGAAAATAACGAATGGCTTCGTGGACTAAAAAACTCATTGAATGAAACTTCAAAGATAGGTAAATAAAATCTCTATTTAAAGTGAGTAGACAGAATCAAGAACAAGAATTAGCCATCGATCGGGACTAAAAAATAACTCTTCAAATAGATTTCGTCTTGTGAATATTATACGAAAACATATTTCCATTATGCAAAATGAACAATACATTATAAAATTAGTATTGAATGACTAATTGTAGAACTATAATACAACATACCTTTTCAGAACCTAAGGTTTGACCAAATTTGCTAGAAGCCACTACAGCAGCTGTGTTTTTATCTCCCGTAACAGATGGCTCAGACGCTATCGCAGTACGTAACTCATCTCTGACAGATGTTATTGCTTCAACACACAATTTCAAAATAGATTCATAGATAGACAATTTAGCCTGAAGAGTTTCTGCTTTTTCTAATTCTGTCTTAGATTCCtggaaagaaaaatacaaaacagCTTTACAGGCAGACAAAAATAGACTTGCGTTCTCTTTATCTAAATCCATCTGTTCAACCTACCTCCACTGTTAAAATAGCAATTTTCGCCTTTTCTGACTTGACTGGAATCGAAATCCCCAACCAATCAACTTCACTAACTTGACTAGCTTGCTTGGATCGAGCTTGACCAAGAAGTTGATCTAACTGAAGTTCTGATAATAGAGTTAAACCATCAGGTGCTTGATTGCGCATGCGTTGTAAATCTGTAGCTGCTGTTTCATCCCCAATCGAATGAGCACAATATCGAATTTGAGGTAAAAGATCATCAATTCGGGATTTATAAACAGCTTGGCTGTCTTCATCTACCATTTGAAGTAAAACATCATAGATCGCTTGAGCTGATTCTAAATGTTCCTTGGCCACAGCCCAATTCTAGATAAGTATGGAGTAATAAGCTATCGttaaattaaaatcaaatgttgaaatctgttatatcctagtgaagacgtaagtacaggtaactcccaggacctattaatggactattattccatatatattcttattgtataagtaTTAAGTAATTAAATTGtgtgtatctatattcatcttattataagcttcattttgacctataaatcattattatacgatttactgttcctaaattatactcagtttattgactactttatcccacgttcacagccacatttggcttgatcatgtacaaatattattttctatttaatagtgtaatgcggtctgtctgtctaatatataaaccgagtatgtttgaaataaatggtttgcataacagaagctgtaattggtgttctggactcaattggaagggctaggtgaacaagggaccaataaggacgctagactgctcatactggtcgaacgtcattgatttgtcagtGTTAAGATCGGAAAAGTCGATTTCGATTGGTGGGTAAATCACATGATAAAAGCTGGACATAAAATCGTAGCGAATTAGCAGTATGGtcctattttttttataaagtcataacaaaatCCCAAACCAATCTGAATTAGACAACTCTTGAAAGACAAGATGAgttggacagttgtttcgtcctagtatggggctgTAGTGTCAGCCACTATGTTAAGCCCAgatagcttattctagtttcCAGACAAGCCAGTCTATTCATCCTTCTTGATTCATAtatttgaccttgtcaattatacGCTTATCAACCTTGGTTGTTttcatatgagcgtatgtgtgtgcacttcttattctattcatcacatgttgGTGACTTACTTTTGTGTGACCTCCACTGCGTGTCATTTCGCTTCATTTGCCTCTCTACGCTGCCTTCGCTTCATCCCTCAAATTGTTTGTCCAGATTAATGAGTGtgcaaaatatatgtatccaaaaacccattctcatacttgacttatttaatttcgtTATGCACTAACGCGAttcaagtcgatgattatatacgaggataggCGACATATATATTTTAACAGCTATCATTCATACGAtttaattggagtcagatactGAGCCAGTAAAGGGCTTCTTAGCAGTAAGCATTGAAAATCTCACCCCAAGATATCAAAGTTCAGGGTACAGTTTCTAGTAgagtcgtgggtgcgcactgttgagaagtcccataccaggacaaGATGACggttcagtgcttcctggttttcaacgaCTGTTTAACTTAGGTCGATTTGTGATATTCATAACACTCAACAATCACCAAGAAAATCTCATACcgagaaaataaaataactagAAGATAAGCTTCACAAACATCACTGAACAAACGTATTTTAAGATTTAACAGGAGTGACTTCGTTGTTAATGAAATTGATTTCCCCATAACTGATTAACAGATTCGAATTTGGCAATGGAAAAATTCGTACTTTGAATAAGCCAAATTAATTCACTAACCATAGTAGTATATGTAAACTGAAGAATACAGACTGAAACAGCCAGACTAAAACGTGGcacaattccatgaagtcattgacaaatgAACTGAGCcttgttggtaggtgcagactacctggttggatccgcgagatgatatcAATCGAtgattagagaccttgaatgacatggctcaaaatcgtttgcaatggcgaaggtgcatccactctttgtgttctaccaaatcctaatcttctgaactcttcatgtccctatcttttttctctttccaaatttgtttcactggACTATAtcccttgaataacatcttcaaaccctaatctttcggattactgcttatacttttactacctctaccactatgggatttgaattaacaactgcatctctgtgttaatgtggtatggtaactcgaactgatgtacgtacgtacgaagttctacattgtgactgactgaaaccTGTTAAAAATCATCACAGACACAAGATGTTCACGAAGTTCTGTGTTAAAAAAAGGTCACCGGTGTGAAAAGTGATAAGTTCAGATAATTTAATGAAAAGATGAAGTCCTGGGGAAATCAATTTTAATGTAACATTTACAGTGGTTAGGCTAATGTTTTGTCCTTATTACCCTTGTTTCATATTCCCATTTCTCTAGACTGAACTTTTATTCCTCGTGAATATCACAAGTTAATATGTTATTAGAATGTTGGAAATATATTCCACTAATACATATCACATTGTTTTGATAAACTCAATCAGGTTATTTTAAAGCGGTAAGTTGTATGTTAGCCCTTAACGAAAGTATAAGCAAGCAATAGAGAGAAACAAATCTAATCTACGGAAATATAAAGgtttcaataaaacaaaagtgAGGTTGGACTATAACTACCTGTAATTCGAAGAATAAAATTCCACGAATCCACTGCTTGTATGCCCGCAATTCCAGTTTAGTTTGTGCATCTAATAAGGACAAATCATCCTCCATACTACACAAAAGTTCGGCACGTGCAACAGCTTTACGAAGTCGAGAACACATCTGGAAACGCTTGCGAATTTCAGTGCTTGATTCAGCCTTCAATTGCATAGCATATGCCCACGATCGTTCAATTTCAAAGATTGCTAAAATGATGAAGCGTGGATCTGTCACAATATCCGGAGTTAACTTTTTAGGGACAACCTTTGATCGATTCCCCTAGAGAAGAAGAGAGACATCGTAAAAAAGTATATCATATAACTTACTTGCTGAAAATGTAGTGATTTCCTCATTCTCCTGAGTTTTCGGGAAATATACTGATGATAGCGTTGATAATCACCATGACGTAAACCATGTTGTTGCTGAGCTGACTTAACAAGCGACAGCACTAAATGATACAAACAAATATTTCTCAATGCTGCTAGTAATCATATAATTTCCAAAAAGTAACATCGATGAATAAAAAGCATTGACTAGTAAGTATATATCTCTACAAAAATCTACCTACAAATTCCCTTTGTTAACGTCACAATTATTATGGAAACGTGATTTGCATATTGTGTTAGTATTACAAACTACAGAATACAGTGGTTTTCGCGGTCAAATAATGTGATCAGTTGTAAGACAATAatctaaaatataaatttttatttgctACGTGAATTCAGACAAAAATAATGGGGTAAGACAGAGCAGAAACGTCTAAAGATTTAGATAAAGATGATACAAAAGGTTAAAATGATCAAAATGGATATGAATGGACCTAAAAGGTCTGGTTTCATTGAGTATAAAAGGGAAAGCTACTGACTAAAACATTCTGGAAACCTATGTCTCTTTGTGGCTATCCACAAATGATTTTTAAACTATTTCATGATGTGGGAATAATTATAATTTAGGTGGATCTGTGAAAATTGATTCTAACTTGAATAGACTAACATGATTGATAGCTATCAGCCAAGATAACATCTGATGGTGAACTGTCAGGATTTGTGGCCTTTTCAATGTTATATTCCTAAATCAGGTTAGAGGAAGTGATATCATTTTACAAATCAGGTTGTACCTGTGTAGTGAGTAGCTGATGTTTATCCACAGGTTAGTATATATGATATACAGCTTGTATATCATTCAAGCTATTTGTCAAGAGTACATAAATGACTCATCTCTATTGCTAATTAAATAATGACTAATTACCGCCTTTTTGTGGAAACTTTTCCGATAATTCAAACAAACCTGTTTTTTTCACATGAACCATAGGTCTTCTCCATATCTCTATCACGAAAATACTGGTATCACGAAGATCCTCAGTAAACATTTTCATCGTTCCAGAAcgtatttaataaaaaaagtgAAGTGTTGGTCTAAAGATTTGATTTTCAAATAGTATACAGTAAATTGGAAGATCGCATCAACTACGTTGGTTTCAGAAGTTGTGTAATATCATGAATCCTCATTTAAACAGCATCATTCACAGTCACGTACACAAACTTTGTAACTCATAAATGAGttgcattgttacaaatataaataaagtTTATCGTAATCAACAGTGACATGTAGCTTTGAAGGTCTATATAAGCCAAGAACAACGATCGTATGAATTTATTTCACGGATTCTTTTCAGCTACTTACAAGCTGGAaataatagtattatttttatttaaaaaatcggTGTGAAGACTACATCGTGAAATCAGAAAAGTTCTGGTCAATAAAAGTTAATAGTGGCAATGAATACGAAAGAACTACGAGATATTCATTTGGTTGAGTATTTATGCGTCAAAAATGTGAATATTCTAGAAGAAAATTCTTTAAAATGCATGGAGGTAAGTCGCTGGAAAGTCGATATCGAAAGTTAAGTAACCACAACAGCATCACCTCCAACTGTGTTCGTCAGTACACACGCATGTGCAGAAACACATTGAAAGGACGGAAAAAGTGTTACCGTTCGCATCTCTGAGCACTTTCCTCAGACACCgggattaataaataataataataaactagtgATCTAAATTTTCAACGCATAGTTATGTACTATCTTACTTTGTGTTCACAATTATAAATTTATTCTCTGCATTCCTTCTCGAGTTTTTTCTGAGCTTGACTAATAATCATTCCATCTTTGACGTTGCTATTACGCAACGCTAACGTTAGTTTTTCAGTAACCTGGATTTCTCCTCAGATATATCCGAACATAACATTAAAATACACAAACTTTTTTAACTGACTACTTTTGCTTAGATAGAAAGTATAAATGCTAGGAAAAAACTCCATAAAACGTTAACCAAAGCTTTTACAAATGACGGTTCAAAACAGTAACTAACTAAGAACTACTACTAGTCCAAGTATACAGCCCTTTTTGCAGAACTCCGATTTATTTAGAGGGTGACCAAGTAATCCCAAAGACGAAGTCATAAAAACCAAAACCTGGGATTCACTCACTCCAAAGTATCAAAAAGCAATAAAACTATTTGAAACCTAGTTTTAGAAGTATTTTTGTGATATAAAACAACTATAGAAGATAAAACTGTGTTATCAAGTGTTTATGAACCATACAACCAGTTAGCTTCGAAAGGTTGGATAGAAGACAGAatttaaacaaatgataaaTGTTTACTGCGATCATGTCCCATACAACATCTACAGCCCAATTCCAGACGTTGCTTATGGGATATCCGGAGGAGAATAAATTAGTGGTAACCGTTacgaattatttatggactaatattatacgcgaattcttattgtatgactattaggtaactatatatatacatatatatatatattcttttagtTAACCTATTGACGATCATCATACGATCTACCGTTCTTGAGATATTTCCTCTTCATTACTAACAGTCCATCATAATCACAACcacattttggcttgatcttgtacaaatgttatttactGTTTTACGGTGTGATGTGATCCgattttgcttgtatataaaccaagtatgtttaaaatatatgattcgtatagtggaggctgagattggCGTTCTGGACATAAGAGGCAGAACTAGGCGGGAAAAGGACCAACCAGAACTATAGGCTGCTCGTACTGGTGTATGGGTCATTAGTTTGATCGTAGAGTCAGTGTACTTGGCAATAGTATTTAACAACAACCGTATAAGCTAAGGACATAACAGTCTACCAACAAGAATATTTCATTGTATCTAACATAATAACCAAGTACAGCTTTGTGTAATGAGCATTTACTACTGATTAGTACGTAGCCATTAATATACAGACCAAAGcaaataaaatgatttgaaaTTGTTGGTTGAGTTACAATATTGCCAAATACGAGATCATGGAATTAGCCTATATGAACAGAGTAGATGCTAGCAAGGTGCataagtcaatcagtcagctacaacgtaggaccaagcacatatatgcataggtccaagttgccatacctcattaacacaacaagatcaacaacaaattcatagtagttaatttagtggtgttaatatgtaaaagaaaggttgtatataaggatatagtataggaaggaagaaagttatgaagcaattttaatctcaatgtttaagggaagataaagagtgtatacccctgcgccattgtgatcgattctgagccatgtcacctagagtctccaaccattggttacgatagtcacgcggaccccaaccaagtagtctacaactaccaacatg
This genomic interval from Schistosoma mansoni strain Puerto Rico chromosome W, complete genome contains the following:
- a CDS encoding putative signal recognition particle 68 kD protein; the protein is METSENTTITPSSIPVLSLVKSAQQQHGLRHGDYQRYHQYISRKLRRMRKSLHFQQGNRSKVVPKKLTPDIVTDPRFIILAIFEIERSWAYAMQLKAESSTEIRKRFQMCSRLRKAVARAELLCSMEDDLSLLDAQTKLELRAYKQWIRGILFFELQNWAVAKEHLESAQAIYDVLLQMVDEDSQAVYKSRIDDLLPQIRYCAHSIGDETAATDLQRMRNQAPDGLTLLSELQLDQLLGQARSKQASQVSEVDWLGISIPVKSEKAKIAILTVEESKTELEKAETLQAKLSIYESILKLCVEAITSVRDELRTAIASEPSVTGDKNTAAVVASSKFGQTLGSEKVSRLQLLYTYLQYLKLSKTIDRTLLHIETTISSLAEGSHKRNQLATSAYPKPQELSRLYDTLVQNFQEIISLPCLVQDHIGLKDLLYAKMLSYRSYRCYYLALAYNCSKKYTECSALLTRAIQHAEKAVTSLEHSISTWTKAEECIAPGPSPDALSKSLQSLILQAESEDFTCKAASMLDKVEENEPVSTTPLAGTTGVDASRKVLIDRLDIYADEKSVEKSFNNFVYPFVHLPPKFHPVPVKPIFFDLALNHINFPSLDDKIGLKASAPSKSSGLTGLMRGWLWRGSEPTES